A segment of the Sulfurovum indicum genome:
GGGGATTCAGTACAGCAAAACTGCATACAGAACATATTTTTGTACCGCTTCTCTATCTGGCGATCATTTTTGTACTCCTTTTGCCAACCATCGCCCTCGGCAAACTCATATTTACAGATATTAAAGAGCGTGCTATCTTCTCAATAGCAGGTTTTGTCGGCAATACAGGCAATATAGGTATCCCTCTTGGTATTGCACTTTTCGGGGAACAGAGTGTCATCTATACCACACTTATCAACATTGCCAATGTTTTTGTGGTCTACATTATCGGTGTCTACATCTACTCACGTGGTTCCTTCAGTGTCAAAGCTTCTCTTCTGAATATTATAAAGATACCGATCATCCCCGCTTCAATGATTGCAATATTTATAAATATTAACAATATTGACCTCACGCCTCAGCTGGAAGAGTTCTTTAAAATGGGAGCTTATGCCGGTATTGTTCTGCAGCTCTTTTTACTGGGAACGTTTCTTCAGGGCATCAGGGTACATGAGCTCCATTCCAGACTCTTTGTCGGTACGATGACCCAGAAGTTTTTCATTGTCCCCCTCTTTACTGCGGTCGTTCTGCACTTTACTGATTTGCCGCCGATGGTACAGGGGGTACTTTTCATGGAGATGATGGTACCGCTTGCCGTTGCCAATATCAACCTTGCCTCTCTCTATGACTGCCGTCCCAAAGATGTGACCTCTCTGATCCTCATCAGTACCCTTCTCTTTCTCCCTATTCTTTTCATATTGACAAATATTATACCCTTTTTCTATCCTTCTCTGCATTAGTTTGTGGTACAATAATTCCACTATTTTTCAAGGAGCTTTTCTATGTCTACAAAAACCCTTATCATCGGTGCCGGAGGTGTCGGGAACGTCGTTGCTTTCAAGTGTGCAATGAATGCAGAGACTTTCGGAGAGATCACACTTGCAAGCCGCACAAAAAGTAAATGTGACGATATAGCCAAGAATATCAAGAAAAAAGTAGGTGTCGAGATCTCTACGGCAGAGGTAAATGCAGACTCCGTACCGGAACTTGTAGAGCTGATCACCAGAACAGAGGCGGACATCGTGATCAACGTAGCACTCCCCTACCAGGACCTTACCATCATGGATGCATGCAGACAAACATGTGTCGACTACCTCGATACGGCCAACTATGAGCATCCGGATACAGCAAAATTCGAATACAAGGAACAGTGGGCAAGGGACAATGCCTTTAAGCAGGCAGGTATCATGGGACTGCTCGGAAGCGGTTTTGATCCGGGCGTGACCAATGTCTTCTGTGCCTATGCCCAAAAGCACTACTTTGACGAGATACACACCATCGACATCCTCGACTGCAATGCCGGTGATCACGGCTATCCTTTTGCAACCAATTTCAACCCGGAGATCAACCTGCGTGAAGTGAGTGCCAAAGGACGCTACTGGGAGGATGGAAAGTGGATAGAGACCGAACCGATGGAGATCAAACAGGTATGGGACTACCCTGAGATCGGACCAAAAGACTCCTACCTGCTCTACCATGAAGAGATGGAGTCCCTGGTCAAACACATCAAAGGGCTGAAACGTATCCGTTTTTTCATGACCTTTGGAGAGAGCTATCTGACACATATGCGATGCCTTGAAAATGTCGGTATGCTGAGTATCGAACCGATTGAACACAAAGGATGCAAGATCGTACCTATAGAGTTTCTCTCTACCCTGCTTCCTGACCCTGCCAGCCTCGGTCCGAGAACCCAAGGTAAGACAAATATCGGTATCTTTGCCAAAGGTATCAAGGATGGAGAGCCCAAAACGCTCTACATTTACCAGGTCAGTGACCATCAGAAGTGCTATGAAGAGGTGATGAGCCAGGCAGTCAGCTACACCACAGGAGTACCTGCCATGATCGGTGCAAAGCTGATGCTGGAGAAGAAGTGGTACGAAACAGGCGTACACAACATGGAAGAGTTCGATCCCGACCCTTTCATGGAGGAACTCAACAAACAGGGGCTGCCGTGGCAGATCATGGAGCTTGATGCAGATGCAACACTGGAAGTGAAAGCATAGTCTTGGAATTCGGATTCCTTCTTAAAAAGCTCATTTCTCTTTTTTTAATGCCTCTTCCCATTGGCATACTGCTGACAGGAGCCGGGCTTTTTTTTCTCTACCGTTCACATCTGAAAAAAGCCCGTCTCTTCATACTTTCAG
Coding sequences within it:
- a CDS encoding AEC family transporter, producing MLSTLLSIIFVYVFILLGYLAKRIFKEDMHTKTLTLMSVYFLQPFVTVWGFSTAKLHTEHIFVPLLYLAIIFVLLLPTIALGKLIFTDIKERAIFSIAGFVGNTGNIGIPLGIALFGEQSVIYTTLINIANVFVVYIIGVYIYSRGSFSVKASLLNIIKIPIIPASMIAIFININNIDLTPQLEEFFKMGAYAGIVLQLFLLGTFLQGIRVHELHSRLFVGTMTQKFFIVPLFTAVVLHFTDLPPMVQGVLFMEMMVPLAVANINLASLYDCRPKDVTSLILISTLLFLPILFILTNIIPFFYPSLH
- a CDS encoding saccharopine dehydrogenase family protein, producing the protein MSTKTLIIGAGGVGNVVAFKCAMNAETFGEITLASRTKSKCDDIAKNIKKKVGVEISTAEVNADSVPELVELITRTEADIVINVALPYQDLTIMDACRQTCVDYLDTANYEHPDTAKFEYKEQWARDNAFKQAGIMGLLGSGFDPGVTNVFCAYAQKHYFDEIHTIDILDCNAGDHGYPFATNFNPEINLREVSAKGRYWEDGKWIETEPMEIKQVWDYPEIGPKDSYLLYHEEMESLVKHIKGLKRIRFFMTFGESYLTHMRCLENVGMLSIEPIEHKGCKIVPIEFLSTLLPDPASLGPRTQGKTNIGIFAKGIKDGEPKTLYIYQVSDHQKCYEEVMSQAVSYTTGVPAMIGAKLMLEKKWYETGVHNMEEFDPDPFMEELNKQGLPWQIMELDADATLEVKA